The DNA segment GAGAGTATCAGCTCCCTCATCCTCTTGCTGTCAAGCATCTCCGATGGGTTTGGAGGTATGGGCCCGCTTGTAAGCACGAAAAGGTTTGGGACCTTGGTGTCCTTGATATTCTTGTCCATCTTGTTGTCTCCCACAAGCACGTTCGAAAGGCCGTTTGTGTTGGAGATGTTGAAAATCTTGTGTATCTGGGGCCTTCTTAAATCGCAGTCTACGATCAAAACCTTCTTGCCGGACTGGGCCAAGGTCACCCCGTAGTTGGCCGTTATGGTGCTCTTGCCTTCTCCCTGTACGGAGCTTGTAATCTGCAGGAGGTTTACCTGATTGTCTATGTTCGTGTAGTGGACGTTTGTCCTTAAGTTTCTAAATGCTTCGGATATTGCTGATTTGGGATCCAGTTGGGTCACTATAGTGTTTTTCATTTCTTGTTTCCTCCTTGATCCAATGATGGGTTGTACGGAATCATCGCAAGAACAGGATAGCTTGACAAGCTTGTCACCTGATCCGGGGACTTAAGCCTGGTATCTAGGTATTCTTTAAGTAAACTTACAAATACGCCGATCATGAGGCCGAGGACCATGGCGATTGCGATGTTCATGGAAGACCTGGGTGCAACCGGGATATTTGAAGCCTGAGCTACGTCTATAACGTTGATGTTGTCGATTCGCATAAGGTCGCTTACGTAAGTACTGAAGGTCTCTGCCATCTCGTTTGCGATGCTTGCAGATAAAATGGGGTCAGTGCTTCTAACCGTCATGCGGATTATCTCCGTGTCGTTTACGGTGTTTACGCTTATCATGGATGCCAGGGCGCCGTCGCTTAAATCCAGGTTTAAATTCGTGATGACCTGAGACGTCACCGCTCTGCTTTTTGCTATCTCGCTGTATGTTGAAACCAGCTGCCTGTTAAGGTTTATATCTGCAGAGGTAATCTCTCCGCTTGTGGATCCCTGATAATCAATGGGCCTTCCCAGCAGCAGGGTGGTGTAGCTTTCATACTGCTTGTCCAGTATCACGAAGCTGAAAAGGGCTGCTATGATCATAGCCACAAGAGTGATATTAAGTATAAGCAGAAAATTGCTTTTTAGCATTCCCCAGAGCTGTTTAAGGTCGATTTGATCCATCATTTCCATGTTTTCTTCCATTGTTTAAATCCTTTCTACTGATATATTGTTGATCTCATTGTTTATTCGTTTTTGATATTTTAAACACACGTATAACATTTTAGCACTGATTGCATATAAAATCTACCAAATAGGAGTGAAAACTTCAAGCTCTAGGGGTATATAATAAATATAGGCTTAAAATGCCATGAACCTAAAAAAGTAGATTTGAATATTACCTTGATGATATAATACGTTATGACATTTTACAGTTACCCCCCAATTTAAATGTAAAAATTGGAATTAAATTTACCGTGGAGATAATTATATCAAAAAGACCGGGATATCAAAAGGCGGTCAGGTAAAAATTTCAATTTAGTTCTAAACTATTTCCAAAGGCTTGTTTTTTTATGCAAATGATTATACGCGAACAAATCTAAATTACACTAATAGTATCATATTACTGGAATATTGATAGCGCTATAATATAATGCATATGTAGAGCAGGAGCTAAAACGGAAACTGGGATAAAACGCAGGGAGGTAGGAAAATGAAAAGGACGAAGATATTGGTGGTAGAGAGGGATTTGCGAACATCCCTTGAAATCCAAAGAAATATAATAGATTTCGGCTGGATGCTGGCAGCTGCTGTTGAAAGCACAGAAGAGGCCCTTGAATTTTTAAATGCGGACAGAGCCGATTTGGTCCTGATGGATATGGAGATTCCAGGAAGCATAAATACAGCCCGGCTGATAAATGAAAGTCACCACATCCCGGTGGTTTTCTTATCAGGAACTTGGGACGAAAAGACAATCATAAATGCAGCCATTTCCACCAATGCCTACGGATGCGTGGCAAAGCCGGTTAACGACCTTGATCTTAAGATGAGCATCGCATTGGCAATAGGAAAGCACAGGGCTGAAAGCATGCCAAAGCAAGATGAAAGCCCAAAAGACCCGGCTTTGGAGAAGCTTAAGAAAATCGCCATTTGGGCAGGTGATGAGATAAACCTTCTTGAGCCTGATAAGATGAGCTTTATAGAGATCAGAAAAGGCATGCTTCATTTTAGTGCGGATGGGGAGGAATACATGCAAAGGGGAGCTCTCAATATATGGGAGAAAAAGCTTGGGCACATGGGTTTTTACAGATGCCATAAGAGCTTTCTAATAAACGTATCCAAAATTGAAAAGATAATCTACAACGGGTGCAACAGCTTTTCAGTCAAGCTAAAAGAAAGGTCCGAGCCTATCCCGGTATCTAGAGAAAAGATAAATGAACTTAAGAAAATGATGCAGATATGACAAAACCGCCTTGGGCTTATAACTTAAGCTCAAGGCGGTTTTTTTAACCGATGCCCTTTATCAGAGACAAGAGGCCTTTCTTTTTAACCTTTAAAGGATCTTGGGGGTACAATATCTCGTTGGATATTATAGCTTTAGGGTTGGTAAATACCAGCTCCTCAAGTAGATCCTTACCCACATGCCTTTCAAGCTGCTTTAATGCCTTTGATGCATCGTCATAATCTCTGACCGATCTTGCGTCTGTGGCCGCAATGTGTACCATGTTGTGGTCGAGCATTGTCTTGACAGTCTTTTCTACCCCATTGCCGTAAACGCCTGATATAGAAAACAGGTTCATCTGTATGAGCACGTCCCTTTTTATAAGAGATGCCAGATGATTTGGGTTTTCCAGGATAAAGTCGCATCTTTCCGGATTGCTTAAGATTATTGAGTATCCGGCAATTTCCAGCTCAAAGACGTAGTTCAGCAGATTGGGAAAGTGCATCCGCTTAGAAGGTATCTTAACCAGCACGTATTTGCTGCCCCCTAAGGATAGGGCTTTTTTTTCTTCTAAGGCCTCCACCGTGTTTAGATCGTAATAAATCTCGCTTCCCAGATAAAGCTCAGGAGCCCCATTTGAATTATCAAGGGCTTTTCTTATATCTCTAAATGCGATCTTGTTTTCTTCCAGGCTATTTAAGTTCTTGGAGCCTTCCAGGTAACCAGGCGTGCATACCACGCTTGTAAAACCTGCGTGATGGGCGGCCTTTGCCATCTCCAATGAATCCCTCAGGGTTTTAGGCCCCTTGTCAGCGCCATAGATCATATGGCTGTGAATATCTATCATAAGATACATCCCCCTAAAAAATCATAATCACTATATTTGATAATTATGATACAATAAACTTAGTTATTTATTCTAACAAACAATACATATAAAATCTACCAATTTTATATAAAATCATTACAGATAAGCGTGCATTATTTACAGTTAATGCAGATTTTATATTTAAAACAATGTATGATAACCTAAATTAAAAGAAAAGGCGGGTTGTCTGAAAAATAAGGGTGTGTGCTATGGGCAATAGAGATTACGGCAAACCATATCTGGTGAGCGGGCCGATACCGGATATCGACGGGCTCACAGGATTATACAGCAGAGCTTATTTAGATCAGGTAATTAAGATTTGGGACGAGAACAAG comes from the Alkalibacter saccharofermentans DSM 14828 genome and includes:
- a CDS encoding CpsD/CapB family tyrosine-protein kinase, coding for MKNTIVTQLDPKSAISEAFRNLRTNVHYTNIDNQVNLLQITSSVQGEGKSTITANYGVTLAQSGKKVLIVDCDLRRPQIHKIFNISNTNGLSNVLVGDNKMDKNIKDTKVPNLFVLTSGPIPPNPSEMLDSKRMRELILSLKDHFDMILLDSPPIMPVTDGLILSQIVDGTIVIVSLGSTERDALKKTMDSLEKIGANILGTVINKASSKAGYYVNYEYEYK
- a CDS encoding YveK family protein, which produces MEENMEMMDQIDLKQLWGMLKSNFLLILNITLVAMIIAALFSFVILDKQYESYTTLLLGRPIDYQGSTSGEITSADINLNRQLVSTYSEIAKSRAVTSQVITNLNLDLSDGALASMISVNTVNDTEIIRMTVRSTDPILSASIANEMAETFSTYVSDLMRIDNINVIDVAQASNIPVAPRSSMNIAIAMVLGLMIGVFVSLLKEYLDTRLKSPDQVTSLSSYPVLAMIPYNPSLDQGGNKK
- a CDS encoding LytR/AlgR family response regulator transcription factor, whose protein sequence is MKRTKILVVERDLRTSLEIQRNIIDFGWMLAAAVESTEEALEFLNADRADLVLMDMEIPGSINTARLINESHHIPVVFLSGTWDEKTIINAAISTNAYGCVAKPVNDLDLKMSIALAIGKHRAESMPKQDESPKDPALEKLKKIAIWAGDEINLLEPDKMSFIEIRKGMLHFSADGEEYMQRGALNIWEKKLGHMGFYRCHKSFLINVSKIEKIIYNGCNSFSVKLKERSEPIPVSREKINELKKMMQI
- a CDS encoding tyrosine-protein phosphatase gives rise to the protein MIDIHSHMIYGADKGPKTLRDSLEMAKAAHHAGFTSVVCTPGYLEGSKNLNSLEENKIAFRDIRKALDNSNGAPELYLGSEIYYDLNTVEALEEKKALSLGGSKYVLVKIPSKRMHFPNLLNYVFELEIAGYSIILSNPERCDFILENPNHLASLIKRDVLIQMNLFSISGVYGNGVEKTVKTMLDHNMVHIAATDARSVRDYDDASKALKQLERHVGKDLLEELVFTNPKAIISNEILYPQDPLKVKKKGLLSLIKGIG